One genomic region from Epinephelus fuscoguttatus linkage group LG8, E.fuscoguttatus.final_Chr_v1 encodes:
- the LOC125893282 gene encoding zymogen granule membrane protein 16-like isoform X1: MFSLLFFAVLCASCLAAPDEHYSFSPPVGPGGGTSFSTAGDGGIRGIRVWESINAYITGLQVRNGFSWSNVIGRTLGDAQELELCDDEYIIQISGKYSTSYIYQLIFVTSTGRSLIVGQPTHTSFNFYPIHCGCELKMLSGRYTTSGIKSLGAHWGSRMISTNTSVHDY; encoded by the exons ATGTTTTCCCTCCTGTTCTTTGCTGTGCTCTGCGCCAGCTGCCTGGCTG CTCCCGATGAGCACTACTCCTTCTCCCCTCCTGTTGGACCTGGGGGTGGCACTTCCTTCTCCACAGCAGGAGACGGAGGGATCAGGGGGATTAGGGTCTGGGAGTCTATCAACGCTTACATCACAGG TCTCCAGGTGCGCAATGGCTTCTCCTGGTCCAACGTTATTGGTCGCACACTTGGAGATGCACAGGAGCTGGAACTATGTGATGATGAGTACATTAttcag ATCTCTGGCAAATACAGCACCTCCTATATCTATCAGCTGATCTTTGTGACCAGTACAGGGAGATCTCTGATAGTTGGCCAGCCCACACAT ACCTCTTTCAACTTCTACCCGATCCACTGTGGTTGCGAGCTAAAAATGCTGAGTGGTCGCTATACCACCTCAGGGATCAAGTCTTTGGGAGCTCACTGGGGAAGTCGGATGATATCAACCAACACTTCAGTCCACGACTACTGA